The DNA window GGCTAGGAATAATTAATTCATTGAACGTGCAGATAAATTATAGctaaaatttgtaaaaaaaatatatttaaaaaaaaaaaaataataataattttatttcaaaaaaataatttttgtgcattaaaaaattgtgtaAAAAATGCGGTGTACCGTTATTTAGGACAAAGGTTTTCCCTTTTCCTTTCCATTTCTTTAAAATGCGTTTATTcgttattttgaatatttaaaatatacctTGACAAAAATTTTCCAAATAAAGCTTTTGACAAATCTTGTTCAAAGGggaaaataaacaatatcAGTAGCAATAGcaaaacaataatagtagtaataacaacaatatgTTTTGCTAAAATAACAGATAATTTGAGAATAAAAGCGTGTATCCCTTTTTACCCACACTCGAGTACGTAGCAttctttctttattttcgaaaaaatttacaagtGCACATAAAATTGCAACATATGAATGGCAACAGTAcgaataacaataataattgcggttataataaaagtaataacagcggtaataataacagtattgataaaaaaaattttatacatctgtaggcattttttttgtaacaaTGAATATTGGAAGAAGGCtgtctctttttttttttttttttgtccatTTTTACCTTTGCATACTATATATGTctgttaaaaaataactacatgtatttttaaaaaagaaaaatacgtataaaaatatggaaatgaagaaatgtagaaatattaaagtgtaaaactataaaaataataataagcaCGCTCATGCATACCTTCAAATATTTCTGCCCTTTTTTAATTCcatatatgcaaaaaaaaaaaaaatatatattgtttcattttactaatcttaatattttctaaagATCATCTAAAGATAAATACGCAACATTAagtataatgtaaaaattaaaaaagctTTTTAAAATGTGAAACATTACCCCCAAACGTAGTCCAAATTAATGTAGAATTAGAAATTATCCTACAACATGAATAATagaagtttttttttttttttaaagatataaaaaacagaatgaaaaaaaatgacttGTTCaggtaattatatattaaaaaaaaaaaataactacaACGGAGAGCCACTAAAATGATAATTGTggcttaataaaaaaaaaaagagaaaagtaaaaggataaaaaagataaaaaatatcgcaaatgaaaagaaaagggaaattataaatttcattaCACAATGGCACAATAACTATCAAAGgaacatataacatataccataatataaaaaacacgAATTAAATGGTAGATACacgaaaaattttatttattaaaaaagcaCATTTTCGAATGTACCACGCTAAAAAATATCTGAACGGTcatgataaaaaaacaaaaaaaaaatacattccttgttcatactttttttcttattgtttttttttactatgtCTCAtttattgcatttttttttttttttttttcgtttttcgtATTTTCCTGCACGCACATTTTTactgtatttttaaatatttctccATCAAGTTTAGGAACGCGGTGTAATCAACTGGTTTGTTTAAGTTGGCTATGTCGAAATTAAATTTACTTAGGCTCATAGACGAATCCTCCAAAATTCTGTTGTCACATAAACTTAAAAacctttttaaattatttttatctatttctCCATTCGTCTGAAGTATACTAAATAAATCCTTAAAAATTGTACCCAAATCATGCTTTCTTAATTGCTTATTTATGAGTATATGTAAAATGGAGgatgttaaaataaaattttcaacaTAATTAGGCTTATGCCATTGTATATCtgcttttatattttttatcaactCTTTTACACCTTCATGACTCATATCTTGTGAgagaattttattaaaaattattttaacgtCTTTTTCGTACAGCTCTGCATCATCATTTTTTGTGAAATATTTTAGAGCACGAATTAGATATTGCACATcaatttccattttttttttacatatgtacactttacattaattaaaaaagagttTGTTTGTATACTCGATCTTCAGAGTTCATTATTTACAATTCATTCGTAAATTTcgtagtttttattttatttcattttattttattttttttgctccctttcaaatgaaaaaacaataaaaatgtgAGAAGGGGCAAACGCTAAAACGGACAGACGTGAAAATGCAAAAGCACAACAATAAAAGAAACGTTCGCTGCCACttaaaagttaaaattaatgtaatGAATATGATTTCCTCTGCTggatctttttatttttatagagACAAAATGTGGTCACTCCTGTTACTAACTATGAAGTGAAATTCTTGTTTTTCTTAGAGATTTTGCTATACATCAGATTTAAAAAACGAGAACTCATTTTACttgaattttatttaccatttttttatttaaattttttttttttttttttttttttttttgttgttatatttttacgcacaaaaaataatttgttaaaatatgtaaaacttttttttttcttttgttgtATGCTTTCAGTGAAAATGTAAAGGGATACacaagaaaggaaaaaataaaatatagtaaaataaagcaaaacaaattaaaatgaagtaaaacatattaaaataatgtaaaacatattaaaataatgtaaaacatattaaaataatgtaaaacatattaaaataatgtaaaacatattaaaataatgtaaaacatattaacatattagACATTTTAAAACAAGCAGAACAAAATTAAACATGTGCACAACTCACATATGTGTACGTTCGTGCATccttaaattaaatattgcAACATTTGAAGAGTACAAATGTACAGTGctaataattatatcatagggataattaatttttaaaattttgatatGACCATGTACAATTACACacatactttttaattttcaggggaaaaaaagcaaaattgtCTTAATCCACCAAAATTGCCCTTAAATGAACACTTAAACATTAACCAATTAATGGTACACATTTTTAATTGATCACCTATCGTTTGCCTGTTTGACATacgtatttttaaatttaacaaTTACCTTTATCGGTTAGCATTAACCTTAGTATTAGCGTTCGccttgtcttttttttttttttttatttaatattcaaaatgtaacacactttatattttttaaaaaaatgcagcatatttataatttataatttgtattgtattaaaaaaatttgttgtATTTAAAATGTGTAAACTTTACAAAAAGAGGGgtgatatttttaaaaacacagccatatgaattataaaaattaaattatttaaagataAATGAATGctcataaattaattataaatatgatacaAAAACTTAATaccacatatatttttttaaatattaaatttttaattaacataaataaaaaatagcatAGTGCatggaaatataaaaacgcCATTATAATTGTCTAAAATAGGATATTAAAAGGAATACACGTGGGtagtgaaaaaaatagtaaactGTGAATGGCAGCCGTACACCAGAATGATCTTTACCTTCATATGTAAGGTCATGTAAAAAcgtacgtatacatataagaatatatacacatgtacatacttACACTTACATATAAGGAGCACTTACTTACACATTCCCCTTTAGAGCGTCAAATTTTACAACAGTTAAATGCATTTGTCATTACTAATATCCAGCAATTTCCCTAAGCTCAGTAGGGACCATCTGGTTAGTCTTATTAAATAGTTTAATCAACTCCTTTGCAAATCTCTGTTTTTGTGGTATGTAATAATCGTgagggaaaaataaaatggattttcctttatttccTGCTCTTCCTGTTCTACCAATTCTATGAATGTAATCTTCAATAGT is part of the Plasmodium malariae genome assembly, chromosome: 14 genome and encodes:
- the PmUG01_14061300 gene encoding conserved Plasmodium protein, unknown function, which translates into the protein MEIDVQYLIRALKYFTKNDDAELYEKDVKIIFNKILSQDMSHEGVKELIKNIKADIQWHKPNYVENFILTSSILHILINKQLRKHDLGTIFKDLFSILQTNGEIDKNNLKRFLSLCDNRILEDSSMSLSKFNFDIANLNKPVDYTAFLNLMEKYLKIQ